In the genome of Limnobaculum zhutongyuii, one region contains:
- a CDS encoding L-cystine transporter, translated as MNIPLIINVLVFIALLFLLAQTRHTNWSLAKKVLIGLIVGVIFGLGLQLVYGANSPILKESISWFNIVGNGYVQLLQMIVMPLVFVSILSAVAKLHNASSLGKISFLTIGILLFTTMIAAFIGIMITLLFGLSAEGLVQGAQETARLGAIESNYMGKVADLTTPQLILSFIPKNPFADLTGASPTSIISVVIFAAFLGVASLQLLKDDEVKGQRVLTAIDTLQSWVMKLVRLVIKLTPYGVLALMTKVVAGSNIQDLIKLGSFIVASYIALALMFVVHGILLTFSGINPIKFFKKVLPVLTFAFTSRSSAASIPMNVEAQTRRLGVPETIASFSASFGATIGQNGCAGIYPAMLAVMVAPTVGINPFDPMWIATLVAIVTVSSAGVAGVGGGATFAALIVLPTMGLPVTLVALLISVEPLIDMGRTALNVNGAMTAGTITSQILKETDKSVFESEEDGELAHR; from the coding sequence ATGAACATACCGTTAATTATAAATGTGCTGGTTTTTATAGCGTTGCTATTTCTTCTGGCGCAAACACGTCATACCAATTGGAGTCTGGCGAAAAAAGTGCTGATCGGCCTGATTGTCGGCGTTATTTTTGGTTTAGGATTACAGCTGGTTTATGGTGCGAATAGCCCTATCCTGAAAGAATCCATCTCCTGGTTTAATATTGTCGGTAATGGTTACGTTCAGTTGTTACAGATGATTGTTATGCCGTTAGTTTTCGTCTCTATTTTGAGTGCAGTAGCGAAACTACATAACGCATCTTCATTAGGAAAAATCAGTTTCCTGACTATTGGTATCCTGCTGTTTACCACCATGATCGCCGCATTTATCGGTATTATGATTACTCTGCTGTTTGGCCTCTCAGCGGAAGGTTTGGTTCAGGGCGCTCAGGAAACTGCACGTCTGGGAGCGATTGAATCTAACTATATGGGCAAAGTTGCCGATCTGACAACGCCTCAGCTGATTCTTTCTTTCATTCCTAAAAACCCGTTTGCCGATCTGACCGGTGCCAGCCCAACCTCAATTATCAGCGTGGTTATTTTCGCTGCTTTCCTGGGTGTTGCTTCATTACAGCTGTTAAAAGATGATGAAGTTAAAGGTCAACGCGTTCTGACGGCAATTGATACGCTGCAATCATGGGTAATGAAGCTGGTTCGTTTAGTGATTAAACTAACTCCTTATGGTGTTCTGGCGTTGATGACTAAAGTGGTTGCCGGTTCTAACATTCAGGATCTAATTAAACTAGGTAGCTTTATCGTGGCATCCTACATCGCGCTAGCGCTGATGTTTGTGGTACATGGTATTCTGTTGACCTTCAGCGGTATTAATCCGATTAAATTCTTTAAGAAAGTACTGCCAGTATTAACCTTTGCGTTTACCAGCCGTTCCAGTGCTGCCAGTATCCCGATGAACGTTGAAGCCCAAACTCGTCGTTTAGGCGTGCCAGAAACTATCGCCAGCTTCTCTGCATCATTTGGTGCCACTATTGGTCAAAATGGTTGTGCGGGTATTTACCCGGCGATGTTAGCCGTTATGGTTGCGCCAACCGTCGGTATTAACCCATTTGACCCTATGTGGATCGCGACTCTGGTTGCTATCGTTACCGTTAGCTCAGCTGGCGTTGCCGGTGTGGGCGGTGGCGCTACCTTCGCTGCACTGATTGTGTTACCAACCATGGGCCTGCCGGTTACGCTGGTTGCCCTGCTGATTTCAGTTGAGCCGTTGATCGATATGGGCCGTACTGCACTGAACGTTAATGGTGCAATGACTGCCGGTACTATCACCAGTCAAATTCTGAAAGAAACGGATAAAAGCGTTTTTGAATCAGAAGAAGATGGCGAATTAGCTCACCGTTAA
- a CDS encoding DUF1161 domain-containing protein encodes MKKSLLLLTATMLLAPLTTFAATCDEIKAEIAQKIINNGVPESGFQLNVVPVEQTEQAGETVVGNCEHGKQKIIYAKHQASEAAPSASDSNISEKTPVVEDTEHPDLQPQTQP; translated from the coding sequence ATGAAAAAATCTCTACTGCTATTGACGGCTACCATGCTGTTAGCTCCATTAACAACGTTCGCTGCAACCTGTGATGAGATTAAAGCTGAGATAGCTCAGAAAATTATTAACAATGGCGTACCTGAATCCGGATTCCAACTGAACGTAGTTCCTGTTGAGCAAACAGAACAGGCCGGTGAAACAGTAGTCGGTAATTGTGAACACGGTAAACAGAAGATTATTTATGCGAAACATCAGGCATCAGAAGCGGCCCCTTCAGCATCTGATAGTAATATTTCAGAAAAAACGCCTGTGGTAGAAGATACTGAGCATCCGGATCTTCAGCCTCAAACCCAACCATAG